Proteins encoded in a region of the Nitrospira sp. genome:
- the rpsI gene encoding 30S ribosomal protein S9 → MAVVTQYATGRRKCAVARAWVTGTEGDIVVNDKPLEKAFPRLTLRQIIQLPLEMAGLMGKYSISATVYGGGPTGQAGALRHAIARALVAMTPSTRSPLKKEGLLTRDSRVKERKKYGQKGARKRFQYSKR, encoded by the coding sequence ATGGCAGTGGTGACACAATACGCAACGGGACGGAGAAAGTGCGCAGTCGCCCGAGCCTGGGTCACAGGCACCGAAGGCGATATTGTCGTGAACGATAAGCCGTTGGAGAAGGCGTTCCCTCGTCTCACCCTGCGGCAAATTATCCAGCTACCTCTCGAGATGGCCGGCCTGATGGGCAAATACTCGATCAGCGCGACCGTCTATGGGGGCGGCCCGACCGGGCAAGCCGGCGCTCTCCGTCATGCCATCGCGCGGGCGCTTGTCGCGATGACCCCTTCCACCCGCAGTCCCCTGAAGAAAGAGGGCTTGCTCACTCGTGATTCGCGCGTGAAGGAACGAAAGAAGTACGGACAGAAGGGCGCGCGCAAGCGGTTCCAATACTCCAAGCGCTAG
- the rplM gene encoding 50S ribosomal protein L13 gives MTTYFANPTHVKETWHLVNAEGKTLGRLAARVAGVLRGKHRPTFTPNVDLGDHVVIVNAEKIHLTGDKMETKLYRRHSGYPGGLKTASAAHVFRKDPTQLLTRAIKGMLPKTPLGNGMARKLRVYVGPDHPHHAQRPEPISL, from the coding sequence ATGACGACGTACTTCGCGAATCCGACTCATGTGAAAGAAACCTGGCATCTGGTGAACGCAGAGGGGAAAACCCTGGGCCGATTGGCGGCACGAGTGGCCGGCGTCTTACGGGGAAAACACCGCCCGACATTCACGCCGAATGTCGATCTGGGTGATCATGTGGTCATCGTGAATGCGGAAAAGATTCACTTGACCGGCGACAAGATGGAAACCAAACTGTACCGGCGCCATTCCGGGTATCCGGGAGGGTTGAAAACCGCCTCCGCCGCACACGTATTTCGGAAGGACCCGACGCAGCTCTTGACAAGAGCGATCAAGGGCATGCTTCCGAAAACCCCGCTCGGCAATGGGATGGCGCGTAAGCTCCGCGTCTATGTCGGACCAGACCACCCGCATCACGCTCAACGTCCTGAACCTATTTCTCTCTAG
- the argC gene encoding N-acetyl-gamma-glutamyl-phosphate reductase, whose protein sequence is MSEKFRIAIAGASGYAGAELVRLTAAHPYFTITAVTSEKSAGQSVSSVFPSFRGIVDHQFEALAPEALTERADAVFLALPHTKSQDPVAACIKAGKPVVDLSADYRLKDVGIYEKWYHTPHGYPHLLQDAVYGLPEIHRTAIAKSKLVASPGCYPTAAVLQLAPLFAKRLARPETIVIDAKSGVSGAGRSPALAYHFPEAHESLEPYKIGQHRHTPEIEQELSGLMDSVDSVTVTFTPHLVPMNRGILSTAYCKLTQPVQLSDLRDLYREFYTGERFVRLYEDIVPNPRYIKGTNYCDIGVYMDSRTGWVVTVAAVDNLVKGAAGQAIQAMNLMLGIPEDTGLTAPGSYP, encoded by the coding sequence ATGAGTGAGAAATTTCGAATCGCGATTGCTGGAGCCAGCGGATATGCCGGCGCGGAACTTGTTCGACTCACGGCGGCCCATCCCTATTTTACCATCACCGCCGTAACGTCTGAAAAGTCAGCGGGTCAGTCGGTCTCATCCGTGTTTCCGAGTTTCAGGGGAATCGTCGACCATCAGTTTGAAGCCTTGGCGCCGGAAGCCCTGACGGAGCGGGCGGATGCCGTTTTTCTCGCGCTACCTCATACAAAATCACAGGACCCCGTTGCGGCATGCATCAAGGCAGGCAAGCCCGTCGTCGACCTCAGTGCAGATTACCGGCTGAAGGACGTCGGCATCTACGAGAAGTGGTATCACACTCCGCATGGATACCCACATTTGCTCCAAGATGCGGTGTACGGTTTGCCGGAGATCCATCGAACCGCGATTGCCAAGTCGAAACTTGTTGCGTCGCCTGGATGTTATCCCACTGCCGCAGTCCTACAGTTGGCGCCCCTCTTCGCCAAACGGCTCGCACGACCGGAGACGATCGTGATCGACGCCAAGTCCGGCGTGTCAGGAGCGGGACGGAGCCCTGCCCTGGCCTACCATTTTCCGGAAGCGCATGAATCCCTGGAGCCCTACAAGATCGGTCAACATCGCCATACTCCTGAAATCGAACAGGAACTTTCCGGACTCATGGACAGTGTCGACTCCGTGACCGTGACATTCACTCCTCATCTTGTACCGATGAATCGAGGTATCCTGAGTACGGCGTATTGTAAACTGACGCAGCCCGTGCAACTTTCTGACCTTCGAGACTTGTACCGAGAGTTCTATACAGGTGAACGCTTCGTTCGGCTCTACGAGGACATCGTTCCCAATCCGCGTTACATCAAAGGCACGAACTATTGCGACATCGGCGTGTACATGGATTCGCGCACCGGATGGGTCGTCACCGTGGCGGCGGTCGACAATCTCGTCAAGGGAGCCGCTGGTCAGGCCATTCAAGCCATGAATTTGATGCTCGGCATTCCCGAGGACACCGGCCTTACCGCACCGGGCAGTTATCCCTAA